Proteins from one Vespa crabro chromosome 11, iyVesCrab1.2, whole genome shotgun sequence genomic window:
- the LOC124427799 gene encoding serine/threonine-protein kinase meng-po, with product MKLHEKKESGIHRIQEVPLEELDLAKEYNVEKTLGEGSFAKILLAMHRATQTRVVLKAVHQELTTEKDFFREFHYSYHLSPHPSILCSYAVAFKAEKCYFFAQEYAPFGDLSGNVKAGGLGEDACKRIAGQLASALDFLHSKQLAHRDIKLENVLVFAQDMSKIKLCDFGSTKREGSLVNKIRCTWVPFQPPEIYEVIKNERYACKRSADCWQFGIVLFVCLTGNPPWQSADLIQDPDYSAFQRWLKRRTTKIPPTFRRFTPRLLRYFRRAFEHKPEKRPHVTEINKYLKDSWCISKISHSATSTSVDVNESLARRGDSLLYLDTIVDDRHNVDENKNKLRKLLNSYGLETTVDQKVVTKRIWEWVMQCDSTIHDPSFIGGFGTENM from the coding sequence ATGAAGCTGCACGAGAAGAAGGAATCGGGTATCCACAGGATACAAGAGGTACCGCTCGAGGAATTGGATCTGGCAAAAGAGTACAATGTCGAGAAGACTTTAGGCGAGGGTAGTTTTGCCAAGATTCTTCTTGCAATGCACAGGGCAACACAAACGAGGGTGGTCCTAAAGGCGGTCCATCAGGAACTCACCACCGAAAAGGATTTCTTTCGGGAATTCCATTATTCCTATCATCTCAGTCCACATCCCAGTATACTCTGTTCTTATGCAGTCGCCTTTAAGGCCGAGAAATGTTATTTCTTCGCCCAGGAATACGCGCCGTTCGGGGATCTGTCCGGAAACGTGAAAGCCGGAGGATTAGGCGAGGACGCCTGTAAGAGAATCGCCGGACAATTGGCTTCGGCTCTCGACTTCCTTCATTCCAAGCAACTGGCCCACCGAGATATTAAACTCGAAAACGTGCTGGTTTTTGCACAAGACATGTCCAAGATAAAGCTCTGCGACTTTGGTAGTACGAAACGCGAGGGTAGTCTAGTGAACAAAATTAGATGCACCTGGGTACCATTTCAGCCGCCTGAAATCTACGAGGTTATCAAGAACGAAAGGTACGCCTGCAAGAGAAGTGCCGATTGCTGGCAATTCGGCATAGTCCTCTTCGTTTGTCTGACGGGCAATCCACCCTGGCAGAGTGCCGACCTGATCCAGGATCCGGATTATTCGGCTTTTCAAAGATGGCTCAAAAGACGTACCACCAAAATACCACCAACTTTCAGACGTTTCACGCCACGACTTTTGAGGTACTTTAGGCGAGCCTTCGAGCACAAACCTGAGAAAAGACCGCACGTGACGGAAATCAATAAATACCTAAAAGATTCTTGGTGCATCAGCAAAATCAGTCACAGTGCTACATCGACGTCGGTCGATGTAAACGAAAGTCTAGCCAGGAGAGGCGACAGCCTTCTCTATTTGGACACGATCGTGGACGATCGTCACAACGTCGAcgagaacaaaaacaaattgaGAAAACTGTTAAACAGTTACGGTCTCGAGACAACGGTCGACCAGAAAGTTGTCACAAAGAGGATCTGGGAATGGGTGATGCAATGCGATTCTACTATCCACGATCCCAGTTTCATAGGTGGATTTGGTACGGAGAATATGTGA